Proteins found in one Neofelis nebulosa isolate mNeoNeb1 chromosome 3, mNeoNeb1.pri, whole genome shotgun sequence genomic segment:
- the NPY2R gene encoding neuropeptide Y receptor type 2 — translation MGPVGAEADENQTVEEMKVEKYHPRQTTPRGELAPDPEPELLDSTMLIEVQIILILAYCSIILLGVIGNSLVIHVVIKFKSMRTVTNFFIANLAVADLLVNTLCLPFTLTYTLMGEWKMGPVLCHLVPYAQGLAVQVSTITLTVIALDRHRCIVYHLESKISKRISFLIIGLAWGISALLASPLAIFREYSLIEIIPDFEIVVCTEKWPGEEKNIYGTIYSLSSLLILYVLPLGIISFSYTRIWSKLKNHVSPGAANDHYHQRRQKTTKMLVCVVVVFAVSWLPLHAFQLAVDIDNQVLDLKEYKLIFTVFHIIAMCSTFANPFLYGWMNSNYRKAFLAAFRCEQRLDAIHSEVSVTFKTKKNLEVKKNNGPNDSFTEATNV, via the coding sequence ATGGGCCCAGTAGGTGCAGAGGCTGATGAGAACCAGACAGTGGAAGAAATGAAGGTGGAGAAGTACCATCCACGGCAAACCACTCCTAGAGGTGAGCTGGCCCCTGACCCTGAGCCAGAGCTTCTAGACAGCACCATGCTGATTGAGGTGCAGATTATCCTCATATTAGCTTATTGCTCTATCATCTTGCTCGGGGTAATTGGAAACTCTCTGGTGATTCACGTGGTGATCAAATTCAAGAGCATGCGCACAGTAACCAACTTTTTCATTGCCAATCTGGCTGTAGCAGATCTTCTGGTGAACACCCTGTGCTTGCCATTCACTCTTACCTACACCTTAATGGGGGAGTGGAAAATGGGTCCTGTCCTGTGCCACCTGGTACCCtatgcccagggcctggcagtgcAAGTGTCCACGATCACTTTGACGGTAATTGCCCTGGACCGGCATCGTTGCATTGTCTACCACCTGGAAAGCAAGATCTCCAAGAGAATCAGCTTCCTGATTATTGGCCTGGCCTGGGGCATCAGTGCCTTGCTTGCAAGCCCCCTGGCCATCTTCCGCGAGTACTCGCTGATTGAGATTATTCCCGACTTTGAGATTGTGGTCTGCACTGAGAAGTGGCCTGGTGAGGAGAAGAACATCTATGGCACCATTTACAGTCTTTCTTCCTTGTTGATCCTATACGTTTTGCCTCTGGGCATCATATCTTTTTCCTACACTCGTATCTGGAGTAAACTTAAGAACCATGTCAGCCCTGGAGCTGCTAATGATCACTACCATCAGCGAAGGCAAAAAACGACCAAAATGCTGGTGTGCGTGGTAGTGGTATTTGCAGTCAGCTGGTTGCCTCTCCATGCCTTCCAACTTGCTGTTGACATTGACAACCAAGTCCTAGACCTGAAGGAGTACAAACTCATCTTCACCGTGTTCCACATTATCGCCATGTGCTCCACCTTTGCCAACCCCTTTCTCTATGGCTGGATGAACAGCAACTATAGAAAGGCTTTCCTAGCAGCCTTCCGCTGTGAGCAGAGGTTGGATGCCATTCACTCTGAGGTGTCTGTGACGTTCAAGACTAAAAAGAACCTGGAGGTAAAAAAGAACAATGGCCCCAATGACTCTTTCACAGAGGCTACCAACGTGTAA